The Candidatus Margulisiibacteriota bacterium genome segment TTATCGATATCACCGGTATTGCTGCGCTTAATTATCTGCAATATTTGACTGTCAATGATGTCGGCAAATTAAAACCCAATGATTCTCAATATACCATGATGCTGAATAATGACGGACAGGTGCTTGACGATATGATCCTCACCCGTTTCGAAAATTATTACAGGTTGGTAGTCAATTGCAGCAATTTCCAAAAAATTATTGAATGGATGAAAAAAAATCAGTCTGCCAAAGCATTTCAAGCAGAGTTAAAACATCGTGATGATTTGAGCATTATAGCTTTGCAGGGCCCTGAATCGAAGAGTATTTTAATGTCGATTTGTGAATTCGACAGTCAGATAAAAAGTTTTACAGTAACCACAGGGAGAATTAATGCTGTTCCGGTAATTGTGAGCCACACCGGATATACCGGCGAAGACGGCTATGAAATATTTGTTGATAACGGGCAGGCGGAAATGGTCTGGAATCTGCTTCTGGGCAAAGGCGCGGCTCCGATTGGTTTGGGAGCAAGAGATACCCTGCGTATTGAGGCGGGATTACCGTTATACGGTCAGGAAATATATAACCAGATTACACCTTTTGATATAGGTTACGGCTGGATTGTGAAGCTTTCCAAACCGGAATTTGTAGGTAAAAAATATTTGGAAAGCGTCCCCAGGCGAAGACGTTTATATGGTGTGTCACTTAAGGACAGGGTTGTTCCCCGCCAAGGATGCGAGGTTAAAGATCTCGGTATGGTAACCAGTGGAACTTTTTCTCCTACTCTGAATAAATCAATCGCTTTATTTTTAGCAAACAGGGATTTAACTGATAAAGATACAGCCTGGTTGAAGATCAGGGAAAAAGAATATCAGGGGCAAGTTATGAATTTACCTTTTATTAAAAAAAAGGGTATTAACAATTAAAAAATTATTTGCTATATTGTTGATGATTTAAAATAAATACTAATGTCAAAACGGTTTACGATTTAGAAAGAATTTACTCGACGCAAAATGGAATTGCGACGAGGCGCCAAGAAGCGAGCCCCGGAGGTGTGCTAATGGCACATAGAGGAGCGAGCGACAAAGGCAACAAAGTCGCAAACCATTTTGCTAAGAGTATATTAAGAAAGGGGTCCGTTTAGATATGAGCTTGATACTCGAAAATCTCTATTATTCCGATGAACATGAATGGGTAAAAGTAGATGGAAAAAACGCAGTTGTAGGAATTACAGATTACGCGGAAGATGCTTTGGGTGATGTGGTCTTTGTGGAACTGCCACAGGTAGGTGAAGATTTCGCTCAGATGGACCAGGTGGGGGTTATTGAATCCGTTAAGACAGTCAGCAATATCTATATTCCGGTCAGCGGCCGAATTACAGAAATAAACGAAGCTGTTGTTGAAAATCCTGCATTGGTCAATTCTTCTCCCTATGATGAAGGCTGGTTATTTAAAATTGAAATGTACGAACCTGCCGAACTTGAAGATCTGAAATCTTCAGAAGAATATGAGGAAATGATTAGCGAAGAAGAGTAAATGACATTCCCTCGATTACCCAACACTGATGACCAGAAAATTTTTGAGGCCATCGGTGTAAAATCAATTGAGGAACTTTTAAAAGATTTACCCAACGAACATCGTCTCAAACAATTAAGTATACCAGAAGGCCTTTCTGAGCAGCAGGTATTTAAATTGTTCAAAGATTTAGGTCGTAAAAATAATATTTTTTCACCTGATCAAAATTTTTTAGGTGCCGGAGTTTATTACAGGTATATACCGGCAGCGGTTGATTATTTAGCCTCTCGCAGTGAATATTATACTGCCTATACGCCTTATCAGCCCGAAATCAGTCAGGGTACATTAACCGCTATTTTCGAATTTCAAACATATATGTCCGAACTGACAGGTATGGAGATCAGTAATGCCAGTCTTTATGATGGTGCCACAGCTATGGCCGAGTCTTTGCAGATGGCCGCACGCATAAGTGCCAGAGAGAAGCATAAATTTGCAGTGATCGGAGCAATATCACCATTTTATAAGGAAGTTCTAAATACATACAATGCAGGTTATGGATTTGACATAGAATATTTTGAAGATATAAAAACCGTACAAATTAACAAAGAACTTACTGCTGTGGTATGCATGTATCCTGATTTTTTCGGCAGGCTCACCGATTATACCCAGATAATAGAAAAAGCCAGACAGGATGCAGTAGGAATAATTTTCGGTGTCCTGAACCCGTTAGCTCTGGCTTTATTTAAAACTCCCGGAGAATTTGGTGCGGACATTGTTTTCGGAGAAGCTGTCTCGCTTGGAAATTATCCATCTTATGGCGGACCGTCGTTGGGTTTTATTACTACTAAAAAGGAATTTGTTCGTCATTTGCCCGGTCGTATAGTAG includes the following:
- the gcvT gene encoding glycine cleavage system aminomethyltransferase GcvT, which gives rise to MKKTALNSAHKKLKAKMIVFHDWEMPISYSGIIEEHKAVRQKAGIFDVSHMGVIDITGIAALNYLQYLTVNDVGKLKPNDSQYTMMLNNDGQVLDDMILTRFENYYRLVVNCSNFQKIIEWMKKNQSAKAFQAELKHRDDLSIIALQGPESKSILMSICEFDSQIKSFTVTTGRINAVPVIVSHTGYTGEDGYEIFVDNGQAEMVWNLLLGKGAAPIGLGARDTLRIEAGLPLYGQEIYNQITPFDIGYGWIVKLSKPEFVGKKYLESVPRRRRLYGVSLKDRVVPRQGCEVKDLGMVTSGTFSPTLNKSIALFLANRDLTDKDTAWLKIREKEYQGQVMNLPFIKKKGINN
- the gcvH gene encoding glycine cleavage system protein GcvH; amino-acid sequence: MSLILENLYYSDEHEWVKVDGKNAVVGITDYAEDALGDVVFVELPQVGEDFAQMDQVGVIESVKTVSNIYIPVSGRITEINEAVVENPALVNSSPYDEGWLFKIEMYEPAELEDLKSSEEYEEMISEEE
- the gcvPA gene encoding aminomethyl-transferring glycine dehydrogenase subunit GcvPA, with protein sequence MTFPRLPNTDDQKIFEAIGVKSIEELLKDLPNEHRLKQLSIPEGLSEQQVFKLFKDLGRKNNIFSPDQNFLGAGVYYRYIPAAVDYLASRSEYYTAYTPYQPEISQGTLTAIFEFQTYMSELTGMEISNASLYDGATAMAESLQMAARISAREKHKFAVIGAISPFYKEVLNTYNAGYGFDIEYFEDIKTVQINKELTAVVCMYPDFFGRLTDYTQIIEKARQDAVGIIFGVLNPLALALFKTPGEFGADIVFGEAVSLGNYPSYGGPSLGFITTKKEFVRHLPGRIVGETQDKNGQIGYVLTFQTREQHIRREKATSNICSNQGLMALRSTVYMSLLGREGAQQLASDIMNKTRYLKNKIGEILDVKCCPELSFQEIVIKSAKIDFFELNKKLKKSGIQGGFVLEKLNAYWDELYLVTVNEMMSEKQLDIFVGFIKESIKNVR